The genomic DNA ATGAGCCACAACCACGACGCAAGCGAGGAGATCGACCCCGTGACCCTGGAGATCCTCCGGAACCAACTGGAGAGCGTCGCCACCGAGATGGGCCACGTGCTCATCCGGGGGGCGTACTCGCCGAACATCAAGGAGCGCCAGGACTGCTCGACGGCGCTCTTCGACGCGTCGGGCCGGATGGTCGCCCAGGCCGAACACATCCCGGTCCACCTCGGCGCGATGCCCGACGCGGTCGACGTCGTCCTCGAGAAGGACCCGAAGCCGGGCGACGTCTTCGTCGTCAACGACCCCTTCGCCGGGGGGACGCACCTGCCGGACATCACGCTGGTCTCGACGATCGCCCCCGACGACGAGGTGATCGGCTTCGCGGTGTCGCGGGCGCACCACGCCGACGTCGGCGGCAGCGCACCCGGGAGTATGCCGCCGGGGGCACAGGAGATCTACGAGGAGGGGCTCCGGCTGCCGGCCGTCCGACTCGTCGACGGGGGCGAGCCGAACGAGGCGGTCCACGAACTGATCCGGGCCAACGTCCGGACGCCGGACGAGCGCGAGGCCGACCTCCGGGCCCAGCGGGCGGCGAACCGGCGGGCCGAAGAGCGGATCGGAGAGCTACTGGACGAGCACGGCGAGACGCTGATCGACGCCTTCGACGCCGTCGTGGCGTACTCCCGCGACCGGGTCGAATCCGAACTCGCCGCCCTCCCGGACGGGACCTATCGCGCGACGGACGTCCTCGAAGGCGACGGCGTGACCGACGAGGACGTCCCGATCGAGGTGGCCGTCACCGTCGACGGGGCGTCGATCGACGTCGACTTCGCCGGGACGGCCGATCAGGTGGCGGGCAACCTGAACGCGCCGCTGTCCGTGGCCAAGAGCGCGGTCTACTTCGTCGTCCGAGCGATCACCGATCCGGAGATCCCGCCGAACCACGGCTGCTACGAGCCGGTCTCGGTCTCCGCCCCCGAGGGGTCGGTGCTCAACCCCAGGCCGCCGGCGGCGGTCGTCGGCGGCAACGTCGAGACGAGCCAGCGGGTCACGGACGTCACCCTGGCGGCGCTGGCCGCGGCCGTTCCGGACGAGGTCCCCGCCGGCGGGCAGGGGACGATGAACAACCTCATCATCGGCGACAGGAGCGGAGAGTTCACCTACTACGAGACGATCGGCGGCGGCTTCGGCGCCCGTCCCGAGAAGGACGGGATGGACGGCGTGCAGGTCGGGATGACCAACACGCTCAACACGCCCGTCGAGGCGATGGAGACCGAGTACCCGCTCCGGGTCGAGCGCTACGCCCTGCGCCCCGGAAGCGGCGGCGACGGGCGACACCGGGGCGGTCTGGGACTCGAACGGACGGTCACCGTCGAAACCGAGGCGACCGTGTCGCTGCTGACGGAACGCCGGCGGACGGCTCCCCGCGGGAATCCACGGCGGCGACGACGGTGCGACCGGGAGAACCTCGTCGACGACGAGGAAGTCCCCTCGAAGGCCTCCATCGACGTCGAGGCGGGGACGACCGTCTCGATCCGGACCCGGCGTGGGGGGCACGGCGACCCCGAAGACCGGGACCCGGCGCGAGAGACGCCGACCGACGCGACGGGAAGGTCGACGACCGATGACCCGTCTCGGCGTCGTCGTCCCTCGTCGAACACCACCGTCGAACCGGAGTTCCGCGCCGCGCTTCCCGAGGACTGCACCGTGCACTCCGCGCGGATGCCGCTGGAGGACGTGACGGCCGAGGAACTCGACGCGATGGCCGACGACGCCGAGGAGGCCGCCTCGCTGCTCTCGCACGCGGCGGTCGACGGCGTCGCCTACGCCTGCACCACGGGCAGTCTCATCCACGGCTCGGCTTCGACGCCCGTCTGGAGTCCCGGCTGTCCGCGGCCGCCGACGCGCCGGCGGTCGCGACCGCGCTCTCGGTCGTGCGGGCGCTGAACGCGCTCGACGCGGACCGGATCGCCGTCGCGACGCCGTACTCGGCGGACCTGGACCGACTGGAGCGCGAGTACCTGATCGAGAACGGGTTCGAGGTCGTCTCGATCGACGGCCGCGGGCTCGTCGAGAACACCGCAATCGGAGCGTTGGGGTCGGACGAGGCGGAACGTCAGGGTCGAACCGTCCTCTCGAACGCCCCAGACGCGGACGCGCTGTTCGTCTCGTGCACGAACTATCGGTCGATGTCGGCGCTGGCGTCGCTGGAACGGGAGTTCGACGTCCCCGTCGTCTCGAGCAACGCGGCGACGGTCTGGGACCTGTGCAACACCGTCGGCGTGCGGCCGAAACTGGACGTGCGGCTCCGGGAAGCCACCCCGCCGACGGCGTGTAACCCGAGTGGGCTCGCCCCGCTGCCGACGTCGCGGACGCGGTGTGAGTTGCGCTCGCATCGACCTACGGGGTAGACGGACGGACCGCCCGAAACGGTTGGCCGACCTCACCGCACGGTTCGGAACCGCCGGAGGGAGCGTCTCGACCTCCCGTTGGACCCCCGGTCCCGGACTTTTGCGGCGACGTTTGGGCTGCGATCCCACAAGATGATGTTCCGCCGGTCCTATCGGGGAGCGATGACAACGTGGGACGAACGGTTTCGCGAAGGTGAGTACCCGCTCGACCCCGATCCGGCGCCGGTCCTCCGGCAGTACGTCGATTCGTTTCGGACGGCCGAGCCCTGGACATCGCCACCGGAACCGGGCGGAACGCCGTGTTCTCGCCGAGAACGGCTATACCGTCGACGCGCTCGACAAATCGCGGGAAGGGCTCCGGATCGCACGGGAGAACGCGAGAAGCGAGGCGTCGACGAGCACTGTTCGTGGATCCAGGGCGACGCCTTCGAGCACGCTTATCCGGAGGACACCTACGACGTGATCACGATTCAGTCGTTCCGAATCCTGGATCGCCTCACCGACGTCAAAGCGGCGCTCGCTCCTGACGGCGTCATATACTATCAGACGCATCTCCGCACGAGTAAACCGGTCGATTACGGCCCGTCCGAACGCCACCGCGTCGGGCGAACGAACTGCTCAGAGCCTGTCTCGACCTGACGGTCCTCCACTACCGAGAGTTCACCACCGGGGGAAGGTCACCGGGGGGCGTACGCGCAAGTGATCGCACGGAACTCACACGGGCATACGCAAGGGACACCCCACGAACCGGGTCCCGAGTTCACCGAATCGGACACCGAGGACTGACCAGTCGCTTCGGTCCGTCCTGTCGAGTCTCGCGCGGCGGTCGATCCCGTGTTCGATCGTGCAGCCTTATTACGGAGAAGCGTTCATTGCGTCTAGAGGACGGATGTCGACCTACTCGTTCCCGCCGCGTTGTTCGTCGGAAGCCTCGGAGCGCTGCTGTTCGGCTCGGAGCTGTCACGTCGGCCGCCGAAGAGATCGGCCTCTCGCTCGGGGTCTCTCCGTTCATAATCGGAGTGACGGTCGTGGCGGGCGGACGTCGCTACCGGAACTGACCTCGTCGATCCTGCGGTGCTCCGCGGCGCACCGGAGATCGTTATGGGGAGCGTCGTCGGGTCGAACATCTCGAATATGCTCTTGTGCTGGGAATCGCGGCTGTCGTCGGCGGCAACATCCGCGTGATTCGCGAACTCGTCGAAGTCGATCTCCCGTTGCTCGTCGCGTCCGCGGTGTTTCTCCTCTTGGCGACGTGGGGCTCTCCGTTCGGTGGTACGAAGGGCTGCCGCGTTGGTGCGCTCGGCGTGTACGTCCAGTTCACCATCAGAGAGAAAGACCGATACGTCGGGATGCTGGTCGACGAAATGTCGAAGAAAGCGGGCGAGACGGGCCCCCGAAGAGCTCCGGCCACAGGCGACGCGGGACGTACGCTCGGTTGCTCCTGAGTCTGGGAGTGGTCTTCGTGCGGCGTACGGCTCGTCGAGTCCATCATTACGCTCTCGACGACCTCCAGATCGGGACGGAGATCGTCGCGATCACCGCAGTGGCGGTGGCACGTCGCTTCCCGAGGTCGTCGTCAGCGTCGTCGCCGTACGGAGAGAACTCCCCGGGTGGCCGTCGGGAACGTTCTGGGTTCGAATCTCTACAACAGCTTTCTGGTGACGGCGTCCCGAGTCTCGCGGGTGACCTCGTCGTCCCGACGAGTATTCGGTCCTACGGGCTGCCCGCGATGGTCCTGATCACGGTGCTGTATTTCTTCATCACGCAGGACCGCGAAATCAGCGCTGGGAGGGAATGACGCTGTTGCTGCTGTACGTGGTCTTCGTCGTGAACCTCGGGAGCTTTCTCTGATACTGATGACTCTCGTCTCTTCCCGCCGAGCGCCGGCAACGGTGGTGGCGCTCGGCGGTAAAAGTGAGAGCAATCAGTATGAGTCGAGGACTCATTACGTGCCGTGTGTGCGGTCCAGCCGCGTGTGCGCCCCCGCCGAGATCGGACGCTGACCCTCCTGTTCACGCGAAGGGGTGGTGGCCGCCTGAGTATGCGTCTCCGGGCCAGGCCCTCCGCGGTTGCGCCGACTCGCATCAGCAGCGGGTCGGAGAGCACCCACAAGGTGTTGTTCTCGGGACTTCGAGACCGACAGCCGCCGAGCAAGCGTGCGTGACGACTGACGGAAATTCTACGAATTCAAGGGGTTTCGGAGGCGTCCGAGATGTGATTCGATAGCACAACCCATCGAGAGTGGATCAGTTCATACGTCGAACCCGTTCCGCCTGAGCGCCTCTGCCAGCTCACCGTCGGGGTCCGCCGCGACTCGACCAACGACGACTCCGGTCTCGTCGTCGTATATAGCTCAGAGTCGATGTTGTCAGGGATCTCGTTCGCGTGTGTCTTATCGACGACCGCAACGGACAGTTTCGGCGTGGTGTCCGGATCTTCTGACTCGCTCATTACCCGATGGTACGAGCGAGCGACGTTTGGCCTTTACCATTCACGTATACGATGCTCTTCGCGACGAGGGCGTTCGGCGACAGCGTGGCGAACCGTACTACTATATAGGCCCCGCCGGGATCCACACGTAGTTGATTCGTGACGAACGAACTGCAGGCCCTCGCACTATCGACGCCGGTACCCCTCCAGCAACTCCCGGTCGAGTTACCAGTCTCGATGGACGTGTTCGTCGTACTGGCGATCGTTGCCGTCGTCTTCGTCCTCTTCGTCACCCAGCCCGTTCCGATCGACGCCACCGCGGTCGGCCTGGTGGTCGCACTCGTGCTCCTCGGCCGGTGGACCGGCGTGTCGCCGGAGCAGGGCGTCTCGGGATTTCGAACCCCGCGACGCTGACCGTACTGGCGATGTTCGTCCTGAGCGAGGGCGTCCGACGGACCGGCGTTATCCAGATCCTCACGCGGAAGCTGATCGCGTTCGCCGGGGACGACGAGTTCCGGCAGCTGCTCGCCACGGTCACGCTCTCCGGACCGCCCGGCGGGGTCGTCAGCAACGTCTCGGTCGTCGCCGTGTTGATACCGGCGATAATGAACCTCGCTCGGCAGACGAAGACGTCCCCCTCGAAGCTCCTGATACCACTGTCGTTCGCGTCGATGCTCGGCGGGATGCTCACCGTCGTCGGGACGATAACGAACCTCCTGGCGAGCGAGGTGTGGACTCAGGTGGGCGGTCCCGACGCGCAGCCGTTCTCGCTGCTCGAGTTCACGCACCTGGGCGCCATCGTCTTGCTCGTGGGCATCGTGTATCTGCTCACCGTCGGTCGATACCTCACTCCGGCACGGATCGAGCCGGCGGAGTCGCCCACCGACGCGTTCGGTATGACAGACTATCTCACCGACGTCGTCGTGATGGAGGACTCGCCGCTCGTCGGTTCTCGGGTCGGGGAACTGAGCGAGCGGGACCTCGATCTCGACGTGTTCCAGATCGTTCGAGGCGACCGAACGATCGCCCACGGACTCGGATCGGAACGGGTCCAGACCGGCGACGTCCTCTCGGTCAGGACCGATCAAGAAACCCTCCAGGAGGTCATCGAGCACGAGCACCTCCGATTGTTACCGGAGGTTATGGAGGCAGCCACGGAGGACGACGCGGCGCTACCGCCGGGCTTCTCGCCGGAGCGTCACGGCTGGGAGCCGCCCGACGCGGATCCCAGCGGCTCTCTCGCCGAGGACGACGGGTCTAGCGAAGACACGGAGGAGGACGGCGACGAGACGGTCGAGGAGGCCCCCGACGAGGAGATCGAACTCACCGAAGTCGTGCTGTTGCCCGGGCCCTGGTCGAGTCGGCGCAGCGGTGTCGCAGACTTCGAGCGCGACTACGACGTGACCGTGCTGGCGATCCGGCGCGGCGACGAGGTGATCCGACAGCGCCTCCGGGAGGTACGGTTGCAGGCCGGCGACGTCATCCTCGTCCAGGCCTCCGATCGAGTGCTCGACCGCATCGCGAGGGACACGAACGTCGCCATCGCGAGCGAGGACAGGTGGGAGGACTTCGACCGGTCGAAGATCCCCGTCGCGCTGGGGATCCTCGCCGGCGCTCTCGGACTCGCGGCCCTCGACGTCCTCACGCTTATGGTGAGTGCGCTGACGGGCGTGGCGGCGATGTTCTTCACCGGCATCCTCACGCCCGAGGAGGCGTACGACGCCGTCGACTGGGAGGTGATCTTCATGGTGGCGGGCGTCATCCCGCTCGGCATCGCGGTCGAGGCGTCCGGGACGGCGGCCCTCATCGCCGACCTCGTCGTTTCCGTCAGCGTCCTCCTTCCCGCGATCGCGCTCCTTGGGCTGTTCTACCTGGGGACAGCGGTCATCACGGAGATGGTGAGCAACTCCGCCAGCGTCGTCTTGATGTTGCCGATCGGGGTCGAGGTTGCGAGCCAACTCGGCGCCAACCCCTTCGCGTTCGCGATGGCCGTGACCTTCGCGGCCAGCACCCCGTTACTGACCCCGGTCGGCTATCAGACTAACCTGATGGTCTACGGTCCCGGCGGGTACAAGTTCACCGACTTCGCCCGCGTCGGCGCGCCGCTCCAGCTCATCCTGACTGTCGTCACGACGGCGGGCATCGCGTACTTCTGGGGACTGTAGCTCCGGGGTTCGGGCGCCAAACAGCCGTAGAGAACGTTTCCCGGACGCTCGCACACGAACTTCAGCGGAAGGGCTTCCATCCCCGCTTGAGGGCGCTCTGTCAGTACGCCCTGCAGGCGGGACGATGACCGTGAGCGCGAGTGACGTGCGGTTCCATCGACGCGCGGGATATCCGTGAGGCGGCGACAGATGCGTCGATAGAGTGGGATATGCAAACAAGACAGACGACCTGACGGCGGCGGGGACGTCCCTCCGAGAAAACAGCGATACGGGAGCCAGGACGATCGCACGGTCCGTGCGGGTCGAGTGGGACTCCACGAGTAATCGGAGAAACCATACACGAACGTCCAAAGAAGTGCGCACAAATCCGCAGGTTACCTCCGTGGGTCGGTTGCCGAACCCCCGACGGAGAAACCCTCGCGCTTTAGCGCTCTCTGGGGCGGATACCGGTGGGAATCAGGAAACGAAGCCGTCGGGAGGTGGTCGCTCTGAAGCCAGAGGCGCCCGAGGATCAGTTGGACTGATCCGGACCCTGTGCGTGCCCGGCGCGTTCGGCCGCCTCGACGAGTGTGCCGAGCGTCCGCTGGACGTCGTCGTTCCGGAGCGCCGAGATCAGTCCGAACAGGCCGACCCGCCGGTCAGCCGTCTCGTCGGTGAACGCACTGGCCCCGGCGTCGAGCGTCTCGACGACCCGAGGGTCGCTCGCGCGCTCGGCCACGTCCGCGGCCCGTCCCAACTGCGTGCCGAGTCGGTAGTACTCTTCGGTGCTCCGGTCGGCGGCGTCGCCGAACCCTTCGACCAGCGCGAATAGCCCGCGGACGGTCTCCATGTTCTCGCCCAGGGCGACGAGCGCGTCGACCGACTCCGCGCGGTCGAACGCCGTCGCGAGCCGATGCACGTCCGCGCGCGCCGCCTCGGCGGCCGCCTCGTCTTCGGGCGCGACGTCCGCGAGCGCGTCGCTGGCCACTTCGAGCGTCGACAGCAGGTCGAGGAACGTGTCGGTGTTGTCGCCGAGCCGGTGCAACAAGACCAGCGTCTCCTCGCGCTCGAACGCCGTCCGGAGCTGTGCGATTCCGCCGCGGTTCTCGGCGGCGACGGTACGCAACTCGGGGACGAGCTCCGCCGAGAGGTCCTGTGCGACGACGACCAGGTCGAGCAGGTCCGCCAGCGCGTCGGCGTTGTCGCCGACGCGCGTGAGGAGTCGCATCGTCTCTTCGTTCTCCAGGGCGGTCCGGAGGTCGGCCACCGGCTCGCGGTTCTCTTCGACGGCCGTCCGTAACTCCGGCACCAGATCGTCACTCAGTCCTCTGATGACTGACAGTAGATCCAGGAGTTCGATCAGGTCCTCGGCGTGTGCGTCGACGCGGGCGGCCACCGCCTGGATGTCGGCCTCCCCGGCGGTGTCGGTCGCGAGCGTGCTCGCGTCGGATGGTGTCTCACTCATCGGCTCAGGGTACCGGATCGTAGCCGCGCATCCAGACGTTCCAGTACAGCGATGGGATCACGTTGACGTCGAGGATCCAGTTGAGTCGGCTCACGATCGGCGCGGAGATGGAGTCCTCGTAGTCGAACTCCGCGATCATCGCCTTGCCCCTCTCGACGAGGATCGGACAGGCGGTGTAGCCGTCGTAGTCCGGGACCAGCGACCTGTCTTCGAGGTACCGCTCGACGTTATCGACGACGACGTGGGACTGCTTGCGCGCGGCCGAAGCGGTTCGGGAGGTAGGCACGTCGGCGTTGTCGCCCAGCGCGAACACGTTCGGGTACGCCTCGTGCTGGAGCGTGTGGTCGTCGACGGAGACGTACTCACCGCCGTCGGTCAGCGGCGAGTTCTCGACGACGAACTCGTGGCCGTACTGGGGCGGCACCGGCGCGTACAGGTCGTACTCGAGCGCGTCGCCCTCCTCTGAACGGACCGTCCGGTTCTCGTAGTCGACCTCCGCGACGGTGAACTCGGGGACGAACGTGATGTCGCGGTCGTCCCAGATCTCCGCGATCCGCTCTTGGTACGGTGCCTTCGGCCCCGTGCCGAACACCGCCGAACCGGGCTTCGTCATCACGAGTTCGGCGTCGTCGCGCAGGCCGCGCTCGCGGAGGTACTCCTCCATCAGCATCGTGAGCTTCAGCGGCGCGCCGCCGCACTTGATCGGCGTGTCCGGGACTGTCACCAGGAACCGTCCGCCGTCGAATTCGTCGACCGCGTCACCCAGCGCCCGCGCCGCGGATTCGTGGTAGAACGGGTAGACCGAATCCGTCCGGTTCCACCCCTCGAGCATCCCCGGCACCGCCTCCGGGCGACGGTCGTTCCCGACCGCGGAGATGAGGATGTCGTACTCGTAGGTCCCCGACTCTCCGGCGACGGTCCGGTCGTCCGGATCGATTCCGACGATCTCGTCGTGGACGAACGAAACCTCGTCGTGAAGCAACTCGCGGGTGTCGCGTCGTTGCTCTTCGAGGTCCATATAGTCGAACGGAATCAGGTAGTACGCGGGCTGGTAGCTGTGCGTCCGGCTCTTGTCGATCACGGTCACGTCGGCGTCGATGCGCCGACGGAGCGCGTTCGCCGTCATCGTCCCCGCGGCGCCGCCGCCGAGGACGAGAACGGTGGGTCGTGTTGCTGTCATAGTTCTGTATGCTCGGTCGTCATCCATCGTTCGGTCCGTCTCCGTCGGGAGCCACGGTCCCGATGCCGCGGACGACCGCGAGGAGGTATCCCATCCCGGCTTTGACCTCGGGGTCGCGCAACGCACCCAGTAAACCGACCGGGCCGACCGGTTCGGCCTCTTCGGCGCTGGCCGCGCTGACGCCCTCCAGAATCCGCACGAGTCCGCGGCGCACCTCCTCGTCGGCGGTCGTATCGGCGAGCTCGCCCAGCGAAGTGCCGGTCGCGGCGACCGTCTCGACCATCTCGTCGTCCGTCGCGTCCGTCAGGAGCGCGACCGCGTCCGCGACCTCCGCGACCCGGTCGAGCGTCCCGCTCCGCTGGAGCATCGCGAGGCGCTCTACGGCCTCGGCGAGGTCGTCGCCGTGCTGTCCGACCGCCCCACTGAGCTCGACTGCTCTCTGGTCAGCGAGCTCCGTCGCGGCCAGCCCGAGCGTCGTCGCGTCGGCCGTGAGCGACTCGACCATCTCGTCGTCGAGGCCGTCCTCGACGAGCGCGAGCGCGTCCAGGAGGGTCGACAGCTGCCCCGACTGCTCCAGCAGGGCGACGACGGCTTCGGGGTTGTCCGCGATCGCCTCGCGAACTTCGGTCGGGATCGACTCCGCATCGACACCCGTACCGTCCTCGTCGGTCGCGCTCATCACAACACCCCGCGGGCGGTCAGCCAGTACGACTGGTTGTACCCGAGCTTCGACCAGTGGATCAGCTTGGAGGGCGGCTTCGGCGTCGGCTCCGACTCGTAGTCGAAGGCGATGTAGGTCGCCTCGTCCTCGCCGCTCTCGATGAAGCAGACGGTCTTGCCGTCGTACTCGGTGGTGGGGCGCTGGCCGCGGACGACGCTCGCCAACCGGTCCGCCAGCGAGGTGGCCGCGTAGTGGGCCGCACTCCCCGCCTTGCTCGTCGGGAGGTCGGCGATGTCGCCGAGAGCGTAGACGTCCTCGGCGTTCGTCGCCTCCAGCGTCGCCGGGTCGACGTCGACCCAGCCGTCGTCGCCGAGGCCGGCGTCCCGGACGACGTCGCTCCCCTCGTGCGGCGGGATCGACACCAGCAGGTCGTAGGACAGCTCCCGCCCCTCGACGGTGTGGAGCACCTGCTCGTCGGGATCGACCCGCTCGGGGTTGAAGAACGTCTCCACGTTGACGTCCCGTTCGTTCATCAGCGGGCCGGCCCACTCGGCGACCGACTGGATGCCGTGGGCGCGGTTGATCGGGTAGGTGTACGTGATCTCGATGTCCTCGCGCAGCCCCCGCTCGCGGAACCACGTGTCCGCCAGGAGCGGAAACTCGAGCGGCGCGACCGGGCACATGTGCGGCACGCCGATGACCGACAGCACGAGGTGGCCCTCGGTGAACTCCGCGAGCGCCTCGCGGAGCTCCTCGGTCGCCGCGGGCCCGTAGAAGTGGTGTCCCCCCTCGGCCAGCCCCGGGGTCTCCTCGGGCGTGACTTGCGCGCCCATCGCGAGTACGAGGTGATCGTACGCGAGGTCCGACCGGGCGCCGTCGAACGAGACCGTCTTCGCGTCGGTGTCGACGGCGCTCACCCGATCGATCAGCAGTTCGACGCGCCGGTCGATCAGGTCCGCGAGCGGTCGCTTCGCGTCCGCGGGCGTCTTCTCTCCGAATGGCACGTACAGCCACGTCGGCTTGTAGACGTGCTCTTCGCCGTCGTTGATGAGGGTGACCTCGACGTCTCCCCCTTCGATCTCGTCGGCGACCTCGTCGGCGAGGGTGTTCGCCAGCACGGACCCCGCCGTCCCGCCGCCGACGACGACGACGCGTTCAGTCATCGATCCGCACGTACAGGTCCCAGTGGTCGCCGCGATCGACCACGTCGACGAGTTCGTTTCCGGACTCGGAGGCCCACTCGGAGACGTCCGGCTCGGTCTCCTCGTTCGAGCTCTGAAGCCGGATCACTGTCCCCGGGTCGACGTCTTTCGCCTTGCCGACCAAGTCCATCATTGGACCGGGACAGGACGATCCGATCGCGTTCACCGTCACGTCAGCTTCGAGTCGTGTATCGCTCATTCAATATCGCCCCGTGGTAGATCCTAATGATCGATGGGCATATGCGTTGAGTTGTCACACGACAACTGTCGTCGGAATCGCGCTGTCAGCGGGGTATGGCCGGTCAGCCCTTCCCGACGGACTCCCAGTTCCTGTATAAGGCTACGCCGAACGCGAGGACGATCCCGCCAACGGCGAGTTGCCGACCGACCGTACCGATCTCTCCGGCGATGCCAGCGATAACGGCGCGGGCCGCCATCACGAGCGTAACGACCGCGACGAGCGACAAGACGGCGTGACGCGTTTCCATACGCGACCGTAGGGGCCTCACGTCCCAAAAGGATCAGTTGGCACAGGACAACACCTCTCGGATCTCCACACCGCAGACGGCCCTGTGAAAGCGAGTGCGGTGGTTCATCGAAAGAGGCCCGGAACGACGTCGATGCGAACGAGTTCATCTTCGCGATCCTCGGCACGACCGGGAGAGACCGATATCTGAGAGGTGAGAGAAGTGCGAAGATCGCTCGAACGTCTTCAGTTCCGGTGATGGGAGTTCGAGAACCGAGATCGAGCGGTAGGTGAACCACCGCCACGGGAGGCGGTAACAAGCCACTTGAGAGTGATGCCCGTAGGTACGCACAGGACACATGTACGACGACATTCTGCTCCCGTTCGACGGAAGCGATGGGGCTGCGGAGGCATTGCATCACGCGGCCGAGATCGCACACTGGGCCGACGCCACGATCCACGTGCTGTTCGTCGCGGACACGACGCGCGACAGTGTCACGGTCGTCGAGACCCGGGTCGTCGACGCCCTCGTTCAGGAGGGCGAGGACACCGCCGAGGAAGCAGAGAAGACACTGAACACGCTCGGTGTCGACCACGGCTCCGACGTCGTCCAGGGGAATCCAGCGCCGACGATCGTCGAGTACGCCGAGCGATACGAGTACGATTTGATCGTGATGCCGACCCACGGTCGGGAGGGGATGTCACGGTATCTCATCGGAAGCGTCACGGAGAAGGTCGTCCGACTCTCTCCGGTCCCCGTTCTGACGGCGCGGATGCGGGCCGACGAACGACTGGTGTTCCCCTACGAGAACATCCTCATACCGACCGACGGGAGTGCGGGTGCGGCCCACGCTGCCGAGTACGGTCTCGCACTCGCGGCGGCCCTCGATGCGACTGTTCACGTGCTGTCTGTCGTCGACGAGACGTCGCTGGGTCCGGACGTTCGCTCGACTATTTCGGGGCGTGAGCGCGAACAGGCAGCGACCGATGCGGTGGACGACGTCGCGTCCGAGGCGGAGACACGCGGCGTCTCGAACGCTGTCCGACACGTCGAGCATGGCTCCCCGATCGAGGTACTCCTCGACACCGTC from Halobellus limi includes the following:
- a CDS encoding SLC13 family permease translates to MFVLSEGVRRTGVIQILTRKLIAFAGDDEFRQLLATVTLSGPPGGVVSNVSVVAVLIPAIMNLARQTKTSPSKLLIPLSFASMLGGMLTVVGTITNLLASEVWTQVGGPDAQPFSLLEFTHLGAIVLLVGIVYLLTVGRYLTPARIEPAESPTDAFGMTDYLTDVVVMEDSPLVGSRVGELSERDLDLDVFQIVRGDRTIAHGLGSERVQTGDVLSVRTDQETLQEVIEHEHLRLLPEVMEAATEDDAALPPGFSPERHGWEPPDADPSGSLAEDDGSSEDTEEDGDETVEEAPDEEIELTEVVLLPGPWSSRRSGVADFERDYDVTVLAIRRGDEVIRQRLREVRLQAGDVILVQASDRVLDRIARDTNVAIASEDRWEDFDRSKIPVALGILAGALGLAALDVLTLMVSALTGVAAMFFTGILTPEEAYDAVDWEVIFMVAGVIPLGIAVEASGTAALIADLVVSVSVLLPAIALLGLFYLGTAVITEMVSNSASVVLMLPIGVEVASQLGANPFAFAMAVTFAASTPLLTPVGYQTNLMVYGPGGYKFTDFARVGAPLQLILTVVTTAGIAYFWGL
- a CDS encoding DUF1641 domain-containing protein, with protein sequence MSETPSDASTLATDTAGEADIQAVAARVDAHAEDLIELLDLLSVIRGLSDDLVPELRTAVEENREPVADLRTALENEETMRLLTRVGDNADALADLLDLVVVAQDLSAELVPELRTVAAENRGGIAQLRTAFEREETLVLLHRLGDNTDTFLDLLSTLEVASDALADVAPEDEAAAEAARADVHRLATAFDRAESVDALVALGENMETVRGLFALVEGFGDAADRSTEEYYRLGTQLGRAADVAERASDPRVVETLDAGASAFTDETADRRVGLFGLISALRNDDVQRTLGTLVEAAERAGHAQGPDQSN
- a CDS encoding NAD(P)/FAD-dependent oxidoreductase, with the protein product MTATRPTVLVLGGGAAGTMTANALRRRIDADVTVIDKSRTHSYQPAYYLIPFDYMDLEEQRRDTRELLHDEVSFVHDEIVGIDPDDRTVAGESGTYEYDILISAVGNDRRPEAVPGMLEGWNRTDSVYPFYHESAARALGDAVDEFDGGRFLVTVPDTPIKCGGAPLKLTMLMEEYLRERGLRDDAELVMTKPGSAVFGTGPKAPYQERIAEIWDDRDITFVPEFTVAEVDYENRTVRSEEGDALEYDLYAPVPPQYGHEFVVENSPLTDGGEYVSVDDHTLQHEAYPNVFALGDNADVPTSRTASAARKQSHVVVDNVERYLEDRSLVPDYDGYTACPILVERGKAMIAEFDYEDSISAPIVSRLNWILDVNVIPSLYWNVWMRGYDPVP
- a CDS encoding DUF1641 domain-containing protein, which codes for MSATDEDGTGVDAESIPTEVREAIADNPEAVVALLEQSGQLSTLLDALALVEDGLDDEMVESLTADATTLGLAATELADQRAVELSGAVGQHGDDLAEAVERLAMLQRSGTLDRVAEVADAVALLTDATDDEMVETVAATGTSLGELADTTADEEVRRGLVRILEGVSAASAEEAEPVGPVGLLGALRDPEVKAGMGYLLAVVRGIGTVAPDGDGPNDG
- a CDS encoding NAD(P)/FAD-dependent oxidoreductase, encoding MTERVVVVGGGTAGSVLANTLADEVADEIEGGDVEVTLINDGEEHVYKPTWLYVPFGEKTPADAKRPLADLIDRRVELLIDRVSAVDTDAKTVSFDGARSDLAYDHLVLAMGAQVTPEETPGLAEGGHHFYGPAATEELREALAEFTEGHLVLSVIGVPHMCPVAPLEFPLLADTWFRERGLREDIEITYTYPINRAHGIQSVAEWAGPLMNERDVNVETFFNPERVDPDEQVLHTVEGRELSYDLLVSIPPHEGSDVVRDAGLGDDGWVDVDPATLEATNAEDVYALGDIADLPTSKAGSAAHYAATSLADRLASVVRGQRPTTEYDGKTVCFIESGEDEATYIAFDYESEPTPKPPSKLIHWSKLGYNQSYWLTARGVL
- a CDS encoding sulfurtransferase TusA family protein produces the protein MSDTRLEADVTVNAIGSSCPGPMMDLVGKAKDVDPGTVIRLQSSNEETEPDVSEWASESGNELVDVVDRGDHWDLYVRIDD
- a CDS encoding universal stress protein is translated as MYDDILLPFDGSDGAAEALHHAAEIAHWADATIHVLFVADTTRDSVTVVETRVVDALVQEGEDTAEEAEKTLNTLGVDHGSDVVQGNPAPTIVEYAERYEYDLIVMPTHGREGMSRYLIGSVTEKVVRLSPVPVLTARMRADERLVFPYENILIPTDGSAGAAHAAEYGLALAAALDATVHVLSVVDETSLGPDVRSTISGREREQAATDAVDDVASEAETRGVSNAVRHVEHGSPIEVLLDTVESNGIHAVVMGTTGRRGSDRILLGSVAEKTVRSAPVPVITVGGGE